In Blastocatellia bacterium, a genomic segment contains:
- a CDS encoding HEPN domain-containing protein, with amino-acid sequence MRAALSAFTERLVSSPLGKQVMKIVLFGSHAKGTARQYSDLDVLIVANNGQELSDLIADLAFEIQMEYQVGLEPITISLDDLFPVRSYFVFNALRHGREVYAVAHEEPKKEERKNLIALTEEYLTAAEHAAASGYWRLAVDAAYNAAELALKPLILKRGDDFPGPHGGLVSRFGELYVKPGISEKTLGPKLNQAPEKRNQARYKYQAIINQDDARTVIELAWKLKELAEKELSD; translated from the coding sequence GTGAGAGCGGCATTGAGCGCCTTCACCGAACGATTGGTGTCCAGCCCGCTCGGCAAGCAGGTCATGAAGATCGTTCTTTTTGGGAGCCACGCTAAGGGAACAGCCCGGCAATACAGCGATCTCGATGTCTTGATCGTCGCCAATAACGGGCAAGAGCTGTCAGATTTGATTGCCGACCTCGCCTTTGAGATTCAGATGGAGTATCAGGTCGGTCTCGAACCTATAACCATCTCTCTTGACGATCTGTTCCCTGTGCGATCGTACTTTGTCTTTAATGCCCTACGCCATGGACGGGAGGTGTACGCAGTGGCTCATGAAGAGCCGAAGAAAGAGGAGCGGAAGAACCTCATTGCTCTGACCGAGGAATATCTGACTGCCGCCGAACACGCGGCAGCCAGTGGGTATTGGAGACTGGCCGTAGATGCTGCTTATAATGCAGCGGAACTTGCCCTTAAGCCTCTCATCTTAAAACGGGGTGACGACTTTCCCGGTCCTCACGGGGGGCTTGTCAGCAGGTTTGGTGAGCTATACGTCAAACCGGGAATCTCTGAGAAAACGCTCGGGCCCAAGTTAAATCAAGCCCCGGAGAAACGAAACCAGGCGAGGTATAAATACCAGGCCATCATCAACCAGGA